DNA sequence from the Cupriavidus sp. WKF15 genome:
CGACCAGTGCGCCGGACATCGGCGCGGTTGCATGGCCGGCGCCATGCAGGGTGGGGGAGGTTGTGGATTCCATGGCTTTGGGTGTCAGGTTGCGGTGTCCAAAGCTTAGGGGCCGCCAGGGGCAATTTGAATCACAGCGGCAAGCAAGTCAGCGTTGCGTGGCGCGCAACGGCTGCCATCTGAAGGGGTGGCTTTTGATTATCATTGGATAAACCAACGGCGAGCGGCGGTCACCATCGGGATAGGGGGGCGGACGCATCGGCGCAAGGGCCGGTTCCGCGCAAGGCAGCGTGATGCTGGCGCCGTGGGGATGGACTGTCGTCTCGGTGCTGGCGCTGGCGAGCTTGCTCAGCGCATCGGGCGTGCGTGACTGGCCGGGCCCGCGTCGCGCTCGCTGGGTATCGTGAACGCGAACATGCTGCCGTGCGGCACCAGCGGCGCGGCATGCAGCTGGCCCCTGTGCCCGCTGATGATGGACCGGCAGATAGCCAGCCCCATGCCCATGCCGTTGGCCTTGGTGGTATAGAACGGTTCGAAGAGCTGCTCACGCGTGTTCGCGCCGATGCCGATGCCGTTGTCGGCCACGCTCAGTTCCAGCGCCGTGCCGTCGACGTTGCGCGTGTTGATGTGCATGACGCGCGGGCGGTCGTCGATTTCGCTCATCGCGTCCATGGCATTGACCACCAGGTTCAGGATCACTTGCTGAAGCTGGATGCCGTCTCCGAAAGCGGTCGGGTTTTCTGCGTGCAGGGCCAGCTTGACGGCAATCTGGCGGCGCTCGATCTCGCTGCGCGAAATGACCAGGATATGCCTGACCGCATCGTGGAGATCCACCGGAGCAAGTGCCGGCGCGGCATTGCGCGTGAGCGCCTGCAGGCTGCGGATCATCTCGCCGGCACGCTGGCCTTCGCTGGCGATGGCCTCCAGGCCTTCGCGAGCGTTGGCGATGTCGGGCACAGGCCGGGCCAGCCAGCGCAGGCTGGCGCCGGCATTCGAGACAATGGACATCAGCGGCTGGTTGATCTCGTGCGCGATCGATGCGGTCAGCTGCCCGGCCGTGGTGGCGCGCGCCACCCGGGCAAGGTCGGCCTGCGCGCTGCGTACCGCGTCCTCGGCCTGGCGCCGCGCGGTGATATCGGTCACGGTGCCGAAATACTGCAGCGTGCCATCATCCGCGGGCAGCGGCTCGCCGATCGCCGCAAGGTGGCGGATCGAGCCATCGGTGCGCACGATCCGATGCTCGACGCGAATCGGCAGCCACTGCTCGGTATGGGCCGACACCACCCGCCGTATCGTCTCCCGATCCTCCGGGTGCATGCGCGCGACGAAGTCCTCGAATGCGAATTCCTGCCGGGAGGGGTCGAGCTCGTAGATGCGCCGCAGCTCTTCAGAGCAACGGAAGCGGTCGTGGCGCAGGTCCCAGCGCCAGCTGCCCGTCTGGCTCAGCCGTTCGCCCATGGCCAGCGATGCCTCGCTGGCGCGCAGTTCGCGCTCCACCTTCTTGCGGCGTTCGTTCTCGGTAAGCAGGTCGTCGTAGAGACGGGCCGAGCGCAGCGAGATCGCGGCCTGCGCGGCAATCAGCTCCAGCAGGCGTGCCTGCTCCAGCGTAAATGCGTCGCGGACCAGGCGGTTCTCCAGGTATAGCGCGCCGATCACCTCGTTGTGGCGCAGCATCGGAATGCAGATGGCCGAACATTCGGGATGCGCCGCGAAGTAAGGGTCCCGGGCGAAGGGCAGGGCGGGCCGGCCTGCACTGGCCATGGTCGCCTGGCCGGAGCGAACCGCCGTGTTGACCATCGACAGCGGCAGCGTGCCGGTTCCCAGGCGCTCCTGCACCAGGTGCACACGTATGCCATCCGCGCCGGTGTCCGCGCGTGCTTCCACCGATTGCCCTTCGGGCCTGATGTGAATCAGCAGCCCGCGCTGGGCAGCGGAATACTCGAGCACGATCGTCATCAGCTTGTCGATCAGGCCGTCTAGCCGGATTTCCTCGGTCAGCGCCCGCGACGCCCTGATCACGCTTTCGGCGTCCATCGACTGTTGGCCTTCGCCAAGCGACCACGTGCGCGTCGGTGCGTGATCGACGAGATCCGGGTACTTCGCCTCCATCTGGCCGACTTTCCCGGTCGCGCCCCAGCGCCGGTAGAGATCCCGGGCGGCGCGGCGATGGGCCATGGCCGAAGACGCCAGCCCCAGCGTGTCGCAGTGCCCGGCGGCGCGTTCGTGCGCCAGGGCCGCGATCTGCACGAAGCCCTCGGTGCTCGCCTGCGCGATGGCCGCTTCATAGCGCGACATCGCGCCCAGTGCATCGCCTTCCAGCCTGGCCACCTCGGCCTCCACCAGCAGCGCCTTGTCGGCGAAAGATGCCGGATTGGCATCGGCCCACGCACGGATCCGGCGGGCGTCGGCGCGCAGCCTCTGCCATGCCGCCTCGTCCTGTCGCGTGGCCAAGGATGCGGTGGCCAGCACGCGGCAAACGTGGAAGTCGGACTGGTGGATGTGACCCGGCGCGGACCACGCCAGCGCATCCGCCTTTTCCAGGCAGCGGGCCGCGGCCTCGGGCTGGTCGGCGAGCAGCAGCCTTGTTGCGCGATACAGCCATTGCCAGAACTCGAGCGTGGTCAGGCGTTCGGCCGCAAAGCCTTCGGCCGCGTCGCCGTCGGACTCCGGCGCTTCTCCGGCCGGCAAGCCCGCGGCCCGCAAGCCGTCGATATGGCGCTGCTGGACCTGCAGGATCAGCTCGACATCACGAAAGCCGGCGCGGCGAACCAGCTCGAGCCCGCGCCCGATCTCGGCGCAGATGTCGTCGAGCCGGTCGCCGCGCACAAGCATGCTGGCGACGATATGGCAGCACGCATAGCACGCCGTGGTCATGTCGCCATGGGCCACGCCGGAAGCCATGGCGGCGCGCGAACATTCGATCGAGAACGACAGCGGCTGGGTCCAGACGCTGAGCTGGTCGAGCGGCAACAGCGTGCGGGCTTCGTAAGCGGCGTAGCCATGATGAGTCACCAGCCGGTGGGCCATCTGTCCGTAGCGGAACCCGTCGGCATAGGCGCCATAGCGGTGGCAGACCATGACGCCCAGCCAGGCCAGCGACGCGGTCGACGGGGCCGACATGCCGTGGGCCAGCGTGAGCCGCAGCATCTCGCAATGGCCGAGGAACGCCAGGTGCTCGTCGGTGAAGCTCGCGGGCACCAGCAGCGCCGACAGCAGGCTCATGGCCGCCTCGGTCTGCGCATCGCGCACTTCGGGCAGCGCGATCATGGCGGGCAGCCTGTCCGCGGTCAGCAGCGGGAGCAGCGACGCGTACAGCGCGTCGCAGGCGTGGGCGCCCGGGTGCGGACTCAGCGTGATGCCGAACAGGCGCAGGCTGTCGATCGCGGTCTCTACGGCCAGCGCGTTCTGGGACAGGCGCGTATGCATCTCGATCTTGAGCCGGTACACGCTGGCCTGCCGCGGCGGTCCGGCCGGCCGCTCGATCAGCTTGCCCGCCAGCGCGAGCGCATCGTCCAGGTGGCCGAGCTGGAACCAGCAGTTCGCCTGCTGTTCGAGCAAGGCGAATTCGAGCTCTTGTGAAGCCGGCTGCGGCGCGGCGGCCTGGCGCAAGAACTTCATGCCGGACTCGACGTAGCCCAGCGCTATGCCGTAGGCCGCCGCGTGCCGTGCCCGCAAGGCAGCAGCATGGAACAGCCAGGCGACGTCCAGGGCTTCGTCCGGTTCGGTGACCAGCGCCGCGGCCTGCGCCAGCAGGCCGCTGGCGCGGAAGAGAAAATCGTCGCGCTGCGCATCGCCGAGATCGTCGCGCACGCGGGCGGCCAGCAGACGGCCCGCGCGCAGGCAGAACCCGGCGCGCTCGTCTTCGGTCAGCCCGGCGTGGGCGGCTTCCTGGACACGGTCGTGCGCGAACGCGTAGGTACCGTCCTGCGCCAGCAATACCACGCCGGCGGTGCGGGCCGGCGCGAGTTGCGCATGCAGCGCGTGTTCGCCGAGGCCGAAGGTCATGCCAAGCAGCGATACCGGTGCCCGGCGTCCCAGGCAGGCCATGCCGCTGAGCAGGCGGCGCGTCGGTTGCGGCAGGCGTTCCAGGCGCTGCAGCACAAGCGCCGCCACATTGTCGGTATAGGCGCGCTCAGCGATATGCTGAAGGTCGTACTGCCAGCCCTCTGCATCAGCCGAGTACACGAGCAGGCGGTCATCGACCAGCGTCGTCAGGAACTGCGTGACGAAGAACGGATTGCCGAGCGTCTTGTGATGCACGAGCTGCGCCAGCGGTAGCAGATCCTGTTCCGATGTGCGCAGCGTTTCCGCCAGCAGGTTGGCCACGGTGGCCTCGGAGAAGTTCTTCAGTACGACGTCGTGCATCCGTACGCATTCGCGCAGGTGCTTCAGGGCTTCCGCATTGACAGACCGTGCGCTGCAGACCAGCAGCAGCGGCGAAGGCGTGCGGATGAGCCGGGCGAGCAGGTGCCGGGAGGGCGCGTCGAGCCACTGGCAGTCATCGATCAACAGGACCAGCGGGCGGTCCGCCCGCGCAAAGGCGCTCACCAGCTGGCGCATTGCGATATCGACATGGACATCAGGATCGTCGCCGGCGGCCACCGACAGCGGCGGAAAATCGCTGACCAGCAGCCGCAGCGCCGGCGCCACCCTGCAGGCGGGCTCGCCATAGACACCCAGCGTTTGCGCCAGGCGTCGCTGCCATGCGTGTACCTCTTCCTCGGGGAGCGCCAGGATCTGGTGCACCAGTCCCTGGAAGGCCTCGGCGATCGCAACATAAGGCATGTCCTGACGGAACTGGTCCGCCTTGCCAGTGGAGCACCAGACACCCTGGCGCTGCAGGCACCTGGCGAATGCCTGCATCAACGCTGTCTTGCCAATGCCCGAGGGCCCGGTCAACGCCACGGCCATCGAGCTGTTATCGGCAATCACGCGGTCGAAGGCCGCGGATAGCTGGTGCATCGCGTTATCGCGCGCGAACAGTCCCTCGGGCAGCTCGAGGCCCGCCGGCTGGTCGCGTTCGCCCGGCTCGAAAGGCTCGATCTGCCTCGTTTCCTGCCATGCTGTCATGCAGCGCCGGAGGTCGGCTTCGAGGCCGGCAGCGGACTGATAGCGGCGGGCCGGGCTCTTGTCGAGCAGCTTCAGAACGATCCGGGACAGCGTTTCCGGAACCTCGGGCACGAACCTGTGGACCGGCACCGGCGCACTGGCCACGTGGCTGTGGATCCATTCCGACAGGTCGCCGGGGTTCCTGGCCGCGAGCGGCAAGCGCCCGGTCAGCATCTGGTAGAGGATCACGCCCAGAGAATACAGGTCGCTGCGGGCGTCGATGGCCTGGCGCGTGCGGCCCGTATGCTCGGGCGACATGTACGCGGGCGCCTCGCCGCCCATCGTCATCGCCAGCGCCTTGCCCCGGCCGTGGCCTGCATCGGCGTCGCGGCTCGCGTCGGACTGGCGCACGGCAAAGCCGAAATGTCCGATGCGGCAATGTCCCGCCGCGTCGGCAAACAGGCTGGCGGGCGTGATCGCGCGGTGGATCAGGCCGCTCTCGTGCATCGACCTGAGCGCGCCGGCCGCGCCGAGCGCGATCGCCAGCACGCGTGCCACCGGCTGGCGCCGGCGCAGCAGCGCCGCCACGGGCACCATCGGCCGGTCGTCGTAGAACGCGGCGATCCCGCTCCGGTAGTGAGTGATGCCGCGCGGCACCAGCGCCCAGTCATCGTGCAGCAGCGTGCGCAACGCGTACTCGTTGCGGATGCAGCGCGCGGCATCGGCTTCCACCTGGCTCGATGCCGCATGCGCGAGCAGCAACGTGTTGCCGCCTGACAGGGGAACCCCGCGCGAGAGCGCGACGATGCCATCCTGATGGATCGTTTCAAAACGATAGTCGGACAGGGCGAAGACGTTGGTGTCGCCGAAAATGTCGATCATTGTGGTGCGGCGCTGTGGCGTCCTTGACCGGTGGCCACGCGATGCGTCGCGTAGCCACGGCCGATGGCACGGGGATTCCAGGCTGTCCACCGTTCGAACAGCATAGTTCCCACGGGGCCTGCGCCAAATAATACCGTGGTATTGCCGGCGCGCAGGGCCGCGTCACGTGCGCCGGCGAAGGCACTCGGCGCGACGCCGCGCGCCTTGCCGATGGAGCGCCAGAAAGATGCGCGTGCCGTCCCGGTTCACCGTGAGAACAGGTCCGTGCCAAGTCCGGGGCCCGTCATGCCACCTTGCAGATGCCGATCTGCTGTGCCATCAGCACGAGGTCGGCAAACGTGCGCGCCTTCATCTTGCGCATGGCCTGGCCGCGATGGATCTTCACGGTGACTTCGCTGATGCCGATATGGGCAGCAATCTGTTTGTTCAGCAGGCCGGCGACGGCCAAACCCATGACCTCGGCCTCGCGCGCACTCAGCATGGCATAGCTGGCCCGGACGGCTTCGGACCGTTCCAGCGTCCGGCGGCGCAGCTTGTCTTTCTCGATCGCGGCGGACACCGCGTCGAGCAGGTCCTGTTCGCGGAACGGCTTGACGATGAAGTTCTCGGCCCCGGCCTTCATGGCGGCCACGGTCATCGGGATATCGCCATAACCGGTCATGAAGATGATCGGAACATGCACGCCCGACTGCGCCAGGCGCGACTGCAGGTCCAGCCCGCTCGGGCCGCGCAGCCGCACATCGAGCACCATGCAGCACGGCATGTCCGGGATGCCCGATGCGAGCAGCTCGGACGCCGACTCGAACAGCGCGACCTGCAGACCGACCGACCGGAACAGGCTGCTCAGCGCCTTGCGCAGCATGGCGTCGTCGTCAACCACCAGCACCATGGATTCCTCGGCCGCGCTAGCGGCCACGGGAACTGCGCTGCGCGATGTCACGGTTCTGCTATCCATTCCTGATCCACTGTTGCTGCCTGGTCCCGCCGCGCGTCGCGCCAGCAGGGACCTGCCCCGTCACGGCTGCACTACGTTGGTGCATTGAAACACAGAGCCCGCAAGCTTGCCACCCATACCAAGGTATTAGTGGCGATTCGACTGGCCTGGCACGATCATCCGCGCATGCAAGCCCGGCCCATGTTGGCGGGCAGCTTCGAAGTGTCGGCACTGCGCGACGACACGCATGGTTCGGACAAGTAATACGAAGAGCTGATGGCCTGGCGGCCAATGGAGGTCTAGTCTTGGCTCGGACCGCATCGCGCCGATACCGCCGAAGGAAAGGCCCGGCGAGATACGAGCCACGCGGGCGGCGCGGCAGCATGCCGCGCCGCCCGCGCATCGCCCTCAACCGTTTCAAGGAATCACGATCATGTCGAATCCGAAGCTCGAAGTCCTGACCCCGCAGAACAGCCAGCTCATCATCATCGATCACCAGCCGCAAATGGCGTTCGGCGTCCAGTCGATGGACCGCCAGGCAATGAAGAACAACGTGGTGGGGCTGGCCAAGGCCGCGAAGATCTTCAATATTCCTACCACCATCACGACGGTTGAGAGCGAGTCGTTCTCCGGCTACACCTATCCCGAAGTCCTGGACGTGTTCCCGAATGCCAGGACGCTCGAGCGTACCTCCATGAACTCGTGGGATGACCAGAAGGTACGCGACGCGCTCAAGGCCAACGGCCGCAACAAGGTCGTCGTGGCGGGACTGTGGACCGAGGTCTGCAACACGACCTTCGCCCTCTGCGCGATGCTGGAAGGCAACTACGAAATCTACATGGTGGGCGATGCGTCGGGCGGCACCAGCAAGGAAGCGCACGACTATGCCATGCAGCGCATGGTGCAGGCCGGCGCGGTCCCCGTTACCTGGCAGCAGGTGCTGCTCGAATGGCAGCGCGACTGGGCGCACCGCGACACGTATGACGCGGTGATGAAGCTGGTCAAGGAGCACTCGGGCGCGTACGGCATGGGTGTCGACTATGCCTACACGATGGTCCACAAGGCTCCGCAACGCACTGCGACCACGCACGAATCGCTGGCGCCGGTCCCGGCCCGCTGATCAACCCTGTCCACGCGAGCCAATCCTATGAGCGCACACAAGAACCTGCAGGAAGACGGGCACTCGTCGTCCCGGCGCCAGGTGCTCCGGTCCGGGGCGGGCACGGTGGGCGCCGCCGCCGTGGCGGCGGTGACCTCGTTCGCCGCGACCGATGCCAGCGCGGCCGGCAAGGCGGCGTCCCATCATTCCGCTGGAGGGAAACAGATGAACACCATCACTACCAAGGACGGAACCCAGATCTTCTACAAGGACTGGGGCTCCGGGCGCCCGGTCGTGTTCTCGCACGGCTGGCCGCTCAATGCCGACGCGTGGGATCCCCAGATGCTGTTCCTTGCGCAGAAGGGCTTCCGCGTGATTGCCCACGACCGGCGCGGGCATGGCCGTTCGAGCCAGCCCGCGCAGGGCAACAACATGGACACCTATGCCGACGACCTCGCCGCGCTGCTCGATGCCCTCGATATCAAGGGCGCCACGCTGGTGGGCCACTCCACCGGCGGCGGCGAAGTCGCGCACTACATCGGGCGCCATGGCACCAGGCGCGTGGCCAAGGCCGTGCTGATCGGCGCCGTGCCGCCGACCATGGCCAAGAGCGCCGCCTACCCCAACGGCTTGCCGATGGAGGTGTTCGATGGTATCCGCAAGGGTGTGGCCGACAACCGCTCGCAGTTCTACAAGGACCTGGCGACGCCGTTCTTCGGCTTCAACCGGCCGAACGCCAAGATATCGCAGGCCACCATCGACGCGTTCTGGGCGCAGGGCATGACCGGCGGCATTCTTGGCCAGTACGCCTGCATCAAGGAGTTCTCGGAAGTCGACTACACCGAAGACCTGAAGAAGATCACGGTGCCGACGCTGATCCTGCATGGCGATGACGACCAGATCGTGCCGATCGACAATTCGGCCCGGCTGTCGGCCAAGCTGGTGAAGAACGCCACGCTCAAGGTCTATCCGGGCGCGTCGCACGGCATGTGCGTGGTCAACGCCGACCAGGTCAATGCCGACCTGCTCGCTTTCCTCAACACATAAGCCGGAACGCCAATGTCCGTCACCCGCCGGCAATTCATCGCTTCGGCTGCCGCCCTCGGCGCGGCAGCCTCTTCGGAGCTTCT
Encoded proteins:
- a CDS encoding hydrolase, with product MSNPKLEVLTPQNSQLIIIDHQPQMAFGVQSMDRQAMKNNVVGLAKAAKIFNIPTTITTVESESFSGYTYPEVLDVFPNARTLERTSMNSWDDQKVRDALKANGRNKVVVAGLWTEVCNTTFALCAMLEGNYEIYMVGDASGGTSKEAHDYAMQRMVQAGAVPVTWQQVLLEWQRDWAHRDTYDAVMKLVKEHSGAYGMGVDYAYTMVHKAPQRTATTHESLAPVPAR
- a CDS encoding AAA family ATPase; amino-acid sequence: MIDIFGDTNVFALSDYRFETIHQDGIVALSRGVPLSGGNTLLLAHAASSQVEADAARCIRNEYALRTLLHDDWALVPRGITHYRSGIAAFYDDRPMVPVAALLRRRQPVARVLAIALGAAGALRSMHESGLIHRAITPASLFADAAGHCRIGHFGFAVRQSDASRDADAGHGRGKALAMTMGGEAPAYMSPEHTGRTRQAIDARSDLYSLGVILYQMLTGRLPLAARNPGDLSEWIHSHVASAPVPVHRFVPEVPETLSRIVLKLLDKSPARRYQSAAGLEADLRRCMTAWQETRQIEPFEPGERDQPAGLELPEGLFARDNAMHQLSAAFDRVIADNSSMAVALTGPSGIGKTALMQAFARCLQRQGVWCSTGKADQFRQDMPYVAIAEAFQGLVHQILALPEEEVHAWQRRLAQTLGVYGEPACRVAPALRLLVSDFPPLSVAAGDDPDVHVDIAMRQLVSAFARADRPLVLLIDDCQWLDAPSRHLLARLIRTPSPLLLVCSARSVNAEALKHLRECVRMHDVVLKNFSEATVANLLAETLRTSEQDLLPLAQLVHHKTLGNPFFVTQFLTTLVDDRLLVYSADAEGWQYDLQHIAERAYTDNVAALVLQRLERLPQPTRRLLSGMACLGRRAPVSLLGMTFGLGEHALHAQLAPARTAGVVLLAQDGTYAFAHDRVQEAAHAGLTEDERAGFCLRAGRLLAARVRDDLGDAQRDDFLFRASGLLAQAAALVTEPDEALDVAWLFHAAALRARHAAAYGIALGYVESGMKFLRQAAAPQPASQELEFALLEQQANCWFQLGHLDDALALAGKLIERPAGPPRQASVYRLKIEMHTRLSQNALAVETAIDSLRLFGITLSPHPGAHACDALYASLLPLLTADRLPAMIALPEVRDAQTEAAMSLLSALLVPASFTDEHLAFLGHCEMLRLTLAHGMSAPSTASLAWLGVMVCHRYGAYADGFRYGQMAHRLVTHHGYAAYEARTLLPLDQLSVWTQPLSFSIECSRAAMASGVAHGDMTTACYACCHIVASMLVRGDRLDDICAEIGRGLELVRRAGFRDVELILQVQQRHIDGLRAAGLPAGEAPESDGDAAEGFAAERLTTLEFWQWLYRATRLLLADQPEAAARCLEKADALAWSAPGHIHQSDFHVCRVLATASLATRQDEAAWQRLRADARRIRAWADANPASFADKALLVEAEVARLEGDALGAMSRYEAAIAQASTEGFVQIAALAHERAAGHCDTLGLASSAMAHRRAARDLYRRWGATGKVGQMEAKYPDLVDHAPTRTWSLGEGQQSMDAESVIRASRALTEEIRLDGLIDKLMTIVLEYSAAQRGLLIHIRPEGQSVEARADTGADGIRVHLVQERLGTGTLPLSMVNTAVRSGQATMASAGRPALPFARDPYFAAHPECSAICIPMLRHNEVIGALYLENRLVRDAFTLEQARLLELIAAQAAISLRSARLYDDLLTENERRKKVERELRASEASLAMGERLSQTGSWRWDLRHDRFRCSEELRRIYELDPSRQEFAFEDFVARMHPEDRETIRRVVSAHTEQWLPIRVEHRIVRTDGSIRHLAAIGEPLPADDGTLQYFGTVTDITARRQAEDAVRSAQADLARVARATTAGQLTASIAHEINQPLMSIVSNAGASLRWLARPVPDIANAREGLEAIASEGQRAGEMIRSLQALTRNAAPALAPVDLHDAVRHILVISRSEIERRQIAVKLALHAENPTAFGDGIQLQQVILNLVVNAMDAMSEIDDRPRVMHINTRNVDGTALELSVADNGIGIGANTREQLFEPFYTTKANGMGMGLAICRSIISGHRGQLHAAPLVPHGSMFAFTIPSERDAGPASHARPMR
- a CDS encoding response regulator, translated to MDSRTVTSRSAVPVAASAAEESMVLVVDDDAMLRKALSSLFRSVGLQVALFESASELLASGIPDMPCCMVLDVRLRGPSGLDLQSRLAQSGVHVPIIFMTGYGDIPMTVAAMKAGAENFIVKPFREQDLLDAVSAAIEKDKLRRRTLERSEAVRASYAMLSAREAEVMGLAVAGLLNKQIAAHIGISEVTVKIHRGQAMRKMKARTFADLVLMAQQIGICKVA
- a CDS encoding alpha/beta hydrolase translates to MNTITTKDGTQIFYKDWGSGRPVVFSHGWPLNADAWDPQMLFLAQKGFRVIAHDRRGHGRSSQPAQGNNMDTYADDLAALLDALDIKGATLVGHSTGGGEVAHYIGRHGTRRVAKAVLIGAVPPTMAKSAAYPNGLPMEVFDGIRKGVADNRSQFYKDLATPFFGFNRPNAKISQATIDAFWAQGMTGGILGQYACIKEFSEVDYTEDLKKITVPTLILHGDDDQIVPIDNSARLSAKLVKNATLKVYPGASHGMCVVNADQVNADLLAFLNT